The sequence below is a genomic window from Lodderomyces elongisporus chromosome 2, complete sequence.
TATTAAAGTCACACACAAATTGAAACCGCGACAAGCCATGTTTCCTTATTTCCAGTCATCTATAGCTGCTCGAACAAACTTTGATGATTATGGACAAATAATTGACCACAAAGATTTTGTAAAGAAAGATGAGATATCGCATAGTAAAATTATTATGgagggaaagagaaaatttgacgaaagaaaacaaagaggaGGACGGAATCAGAAATATAACACGCGTGTTGATAACGATgaaaagagagacaaaaagaacGCAAAGAGTAATAAGTTGACGCCTCAGGAACAAGTTAatcaacaactattacacaAATACTTGGATACATTGTCAAAACCACTTAAGCGAGTGCTGCTAGAGATGCAACCTTCAGCTAAAACGCAGATTCAAATACGCTGTGGCCTTGCGTTTGTAGACTTATCTGGATCAGTCGATATGCGCTCCTTGGGTATTATTGTACAAGCTCTCAAGCCATACAATCTCATTCTTTTACCGGACCTTAGAACTTCTGATGAAAATGGGGAGTCTGGTTTAAGTCAAGTTGAGCATTTTtttcagcaacaacaaacagaGCAAGCTATGGAACATTCCAAAAGGCAATTGTTCAACTCGTCACGATACTTGTCTCTTGCATCTATTAGGGATGGTCTTGCCACTGCTTATTCGcgtggtgctggtggtgccggtggtgttggtggtgctggtaaCAGTAATAAAATGAATGTTCTAGTACCGCTCCCAGATAAACCAAtcaaaattggaaatgatTCTGAAAGCGATTCGATCGGTTTAAGCAATTTCGAAGTAAATTTGGATGATGAGCTTGTTTCAACTTTGAAATGGAAGAAAGTTGGTGATAATTACAAGGTTGCTAAGATATACGGTGAATTGGAGATTAATAATCAAAGTCCATTTATGGAATCGCAAAATTCTGCAACTGGTCTAACTGTAACGGAATCTACAGATGATATGGCTGATGTACCACctacaaagaaacaaaaaaagctGTTTGCTGATTATGTGAATTCATCAACACAATTTTCGTTAAAACCAGTTGATCCAAACTCTACTTTGCGCAATTCGCAAAACTCGATAATTAATCGTATTCAAGATCCAAAACTTCGAGCAATGATCAGTAATGCCTCACCAAAATTGGCAATTGGTAATGTTCGTTTACCTgacttgaaaaacaaattgctCGCTTTAACAGTAAACAATCAGCCATTGAAGGTTGAGTTTAAGAGTGAAGGAACGCTAGTTGTGAATGGCCAAATAGCTATAAGAAAGATTTCTTATTCAGGAGTAGGTATGGGTGATGCAGGAGATGGAGATGAAAGCGGTGGAGACATTGTTATTGATGGGAATATCGGCCCCTTGTATTATCGGATCAAAGAGGTAATTAGAGAAATGTTGGCCTATGTATAGAGTTGCatttaaaattttatatataGTAAAGATTTCGAGTCGTCTTGTAATTTTAATATTTAAAgtaactttcttttttcgtttttttttttgaaggGAGGCGGAAGGAGCGAGTAGGGGTTGGGGAAAATGACAATATGTAACACAATTCAAACTACATGTCAAGTTGACTAATTTTGCTTTCTAGATTGGTTTGAGAATGGAAAACATACATTTGTTGTCTCCTAATCAACTTGTTACTTtttatgttgttgtggtggctgtggtggtggtggttgtggtggCTTTGtagatggtggtggtggggCTACTTTGGGCGGGGCAGGTGGTGGTTTCGGTTTGTTGCTCGATTGCAGTTCGACAGAAGtgggaggaggaggaggaagaggaggacGTGAAGGTGGTAGGTGCGATAGTTTTGGTACCAGTGGTACCGATGGTGGAGGAGCCGGTGGCCTTAGTCCAGTACCGGGTACGGCcagtgttggtggtggtggagaTGAATGTGGATGAGAATGAGGATATGATCGCAGAGCTACCGAAGGAACTGTCTTTTGCAatgatggtggtgctggtttTGACGGTGGCACTGGTGGTGGCGGAGTTGCATGTGATGCATGTGATGACATTTGTCTTGAATCATGACTCTGACCTTGTACCATTGGTAGTGGCGGTAAGTGGTGACTCGATGATGCAGAATTTTGAGCTTGGAcatgtgtttgtgtttgtgtttgtggttgtggttgtgttttccatggtggtggtggctGGTCtgttctttgtcttttccaTGCTGGTTCCGATGTAGGTGCACCAAATCTTGATTCTGGTGTGTAGCTATCAATCCCTCTCGGAGCCATGGAGTTTTGGTAGTTTTGTGTGTGAGCTTGTCCTTGCATTGGAGATTGATTACAATCTCTTGCATAATGACCGATTTTTCCACACCTTTTACACACGACTCTGGTGATATCAAATGCTCGTTGTTGCCTCCTTTGGTATGCTTCGGGATCAAATGGCTTTGTTTCCCTTAAAGTACCATTCAATACAGCCAATTCCTTTAAttgttctcttttcaattcattttGACCCTCGGGGGATGTTATCAACTTTTCAATAACTTCATTTGCCAATTGTACTGCTTTGGCTATTTTATGTTGCGCATCAGCTGTAATCAACACATGTAAATCGTCTTCTACCGAGTCTGCTCCACTAGAGGATTTGTCTTCAATTGTAGCCTGTGTAGATTTACCTTCCTTTACTGAACCTTTACCACGAATTTGTAGACGAGCTCCGGATTCCTCTTGTAATCTGTTTAAAGTTCTTCCTCTTGGACCAATTAAGAAACCCACAAAGTTGATCTCAGGGTAGTCTTTAACTGGGATGTATAGTTTCTCATATGTCTTTGTAGGTTTCCTATAGTCGGATGGTGCAGTAAAACTCTTGATATTACCTGCTGCAGCCTCCACTAACTCGTGTCTCTCCTTCTCCATCGCATCGCGAATACGTTGTTCGCGTGTGTTGACTCTATTACCCTGGTTGTCATATTTCGGTGGTGGAGATGGTTCTCTAGCGTAGGCCAACGTATTGGTATCCGCCACATGCGTTGATGGTAATAAATCGACAATCGGCTTTCTTTGTTGACGTGACACACGCAAATAATGCGATATCTCTTCTATTCGAAAAAGCTGCTGGTACGCATCAAGTTGCTCCAGTGTGAGATGACCGGTAATGATTGTATCTAATGTGAATTGGCCAAAAGTTTTGTACCGAGTCGCTTTTCCTGACCATTTCGTTTGCATGGTTGagggtgatgatgatggtgtcGTTGCTGTTCCTCTAGCAGACAGGGTTATACCCTCCCTCGATATCGTTCTTCCTCTATCCATAAGGTTACTTCAAATTTTGGTATACTTGACAACTGTATCTTTCGATTCGATTTGGACTCTCTTATTTGGTTCtttattaatattattactagttgttttttttttttttttgctataAAAATGAAGGAGAACAATAAAATACAAGTGGCTTCTCAAAAGTTTGATTATAGATTCtacaaatatttttttcaattttaggTGGGGAAAATGTGAGAtgcaagaaagaaacaaaagtggaaaagtaaaagttaaataaagaaaaaaaaaaataacgatgccagtaacaacaacagcgaTTTATCACAGAAGAGAATGATATATACATCCACGAGTTACTCTTTATCTTGCTAAAATGAAATCGCTAGTGACAAACGAGTGTATTGTCATCAACTAAATCTTTGTCTTCAGTGTCAAagtgttttttatttatgttcttatttttatttttataatGAGTAAATACATGCTTGCTAAGCTTTAGTGAAGCGCAAGATACTTAGCACTTCCCAGCCtgcttttttattaataatAACGTCTACAGACCATCCTCTATTCCTCATAATCTCTGCAACTTCGTCGGGTCTGTTTCTGgcacaaaataaaatgtatGCAATTCCATCAGACGCTAGGATTTCTTGTAACAGATTCAAGACTTTCCATGTAGTTACCATTCCATCTTTTCCGCCTAGCAACGCTAAGTCCAACCACAGTTCACCTTCCTCGTCGTTTGCTGGTGGTATTGGCATTTCCTCGGCTGGTACATAAGGAGGATTAAACACTAACACGTCCACAATGTTTGTGCGTAAGGAAGATGCAAGATCCATTCTTAGAATATCTACAAAATTCGCTCGTTCAGAACAATTCTGCCTTATTGTATTGCGTGCAGTTATACATGCACTGGGATTGATATCCGATGCCAAGTATAACGCTTGCGGAAGGATATGCTGAAGCATGAATGTAGTCACGATGCCCGATCCTGTACCAATCTCGAGCACCAATGGAACACGATTACCATATTTCGACAGAAGGTACGTCTGCTGATCCTCAAAGCAATCTAAAAGATAGAATGAGTCTTCTGATGGCTCATAAACTTTGTCATAATCGATACCATCGAAGATTGGTGTAGAGAGCATcgtaatatatataaggaACTTGAAATAATTATCCTGAaccaaataaataaagataGAAATAAGAACCAGAAACttactctctctcttctctcttttctctcttctctctctctctctctctctttctagaaagaaatttgcgctttgttgttgttctttttttctttctttagagagagagagagagagaaaattaCGCGGTGTGTAGTTTGCGAAGTGGACCGGGAAGGAAGGGAGGTGGGGACAGGAGCATACAGAAGTAGAAGATCAaagtttcttttgctttcatttactcttttttttttatccaTCGATATTATTACCGACATTAGCACAGCAACAATAACTTGCACGATTTAAAACCACATGGACACATAATGCAGGTAAAGGTGAAAACATTGACTGGAAGAGATATCTTGGTAGATATCGAGCCACAAGATAAAATCATCAGAATCAAAGAGATGAtggaggaaaaagaaggtatATCGCCAGCTCAACAGCGTTTGATTTTCAACGGCTCACAATTGGATGATGAGAAAACTGTTCAGGAATCTGGTATTCAGGCGGGTGCATCTTTACATTTAGTGTTGACTTTAAGAGGAGGTAATTAGCAAACGAATTCGTGAGAATGAGCATCAAATTAAACATACATTAGTGTCTATTTTATAAATTCAGTAGCACATTACAATAAGATAAATCTTTACATTTTAACTAAAAGAGGGGTTTTATGATGATTGCGCTGCCCATTTCTTTGCATTCTCCAAAAACTTATTGATCGATGCTGGAGGTGCCGAGGAAGAAgatattgatgttgatgttgttgctgatgttgttgctgatgttgctgttggGGCTGCTGATGGTGACGAAGGTGCAAGccctgttttgtttgtattaTCAGGAAAAACATATTCATagtattcttcttcaataccatttacatttttcctctttttgattcttttggGCAATTTTTGAACAACTTCCGCTATGCTCTCTTCATCTCCGTTCACTTCTTCGTATTCTCGCCATGACTCTAGAATGGCCCTTCTACTTTCCATGCTGCTGCCAGTAGTATCATGATTActgttgctattgttgttgttgtcgaagctaaagtttttgaaaaaagtttCTGCTTCACGATACACTTCCCTggtattttcaatttgtgcAGGTCCAATGCTCAACTCAAGTTCATCTTCACCTTGCAACAACTCTTCTAGTTGAGTAGCTGTAGGTATAGTAGATTCCAACAACGCTAATTTGACCCAATTGGTTACTGTCGGATTCTCAGTAACCATGGACCTATGAATATCCCGCACTTTgtcaaatttcaaattatCTGTATAATATGTAACAGCAAGCTGAGTTATCTCGCTCCTGTTCAAAGATTCTAGGGTACTTTCGTCTTTGCATAGATTCATAGCAGTATCAAGCAATGCTTCGCATCGAGCATCTTCCTCGAGCGAAAGTTCAAAATGCAAGTACTCTTTAAAAACTGATGTGCAATCAGcaccaaacaaaagagcTAACTCAACCCATTTCTGGTATATAGAGCGGACTCTATCCCATTCGCAAAGggttttttccaattctaTATAATACCTCAACACATTTGTTTTAGGCCCACATTTATTCATGTGGCCCAAGGCTCTTCCTAGCACCTTCCGTGCTTTAACAAGTCCGTTTTCAGGATCACTTCTTAATTCGAATTTGGCAAATGCAATCCAAAGCTTTCCTGATGTAAATGTGTTCTTACTAGCGCTAGCAAGAAGCTTAACAGAGTCATTCCAAATACGACGTGCTTCGTCTATATCTCTGTTATCGAATTCCTCCCACAAAGCATACCTCATCCATATCATAATATATTTTCTCCATTTATCACTTTTGTATTCGTCATGTGGCTGATGTAGAGTTGCAATTTTCTGAAAAAGGTCTCGAACCTCTTccgttttgttttcttgaaCAAGTATTGAAATGTATGACCACCATGAGTCGTAGTTTGTAGGATCATTGGTGACATCCGCCAAATACTTtacctttcttttctctaaAACACTTGCTTCGATTGATGTTTTATCTCCCGCGATGTTTTCATACTCATTAATGGCTATTAAAAGCtcattttgaatttggGTAGAATTTCTTAACCGGGCATCTTGCAATAAAAACTGGCGTATGCTTTTGGTTCGCTCCAATTCTTGGCATTTCAATTCCCATTTTAACCATAAAGCAGCCAACTTGGCAAATGCAATATTGTCAACCAGTTGTTTCGCAGACGGATGCATCAAACAATCCAGAATTGCTGCTTCAAAGACCGCTCGAATAATAGCAATATCATTAGCATTATTCTCCAACTCGTAATCGATCCATTTTTGCCATGTGGTAACATGGGGAAATGCGTGAACATATCGTTTAAATAGCAGCCTTGCATTTTCTACTTCCTCATAACGTGTTTCAAACCGAATATAGGCATCCCATGCATGCTCATCGGGACGCCAACGGAGCCATCTTTCAAATACACTACGCACACCCAGATAATTCTTTAACATCTCCTCTGTTTGAGCATACAAGTACCAAAGCTTACTAACATTAGGTAAAGTGGTAGTCGCTCGTTCTAGCAAGTTCCTAGCATGGTTTGCATTCTTGCCAATCAACTCCCATTGGATGTACTGAGTCCAAAAGGGAATGTATTCGACATTGACATCCAAAGCACGTTCCATAATAGAACGTGCACGAGCAAAATCATGATTGTGTTCTAGTTCCCATCGTGCATATCGTATCCACTGGCCAAAATTGAGTCTGTTTTTATTTAGTTGTTGTTCGTATTCCTTTCGCTTTGTCTGTTGATAAGCATGAAGTTCTTCGAGATCCTGGATCGTTTGCTTCGGTCGCACAAAGGATGAACTGTTGGATCTATTAAATGCATCATCGATTATTTGCTTGCTTGTTATCTGAGCATCTGGTTGTTCGCTCATATTAAATTTATCTGTTAAAGGCTTATTTAAAGATATTGCAACCATCTCAAACCTAACTTCAAAACACTGTGttatttccaattttctACGCACATTTCGTACAATTTTTGTAGTCTTATCAAGTATACAAAAAGCGCGatagttttttcttttctgtttttttttttcctttgttaaacttcaattttgttAGAGAAGGATGATTGACAAAAGAAGTCGACACCAACCCAGAAAGATAGAATTTAAATTTGAATTAGAATTAGAATTGGAAATAGAGGTAGAAAGGAAAGACAATAAATAAGTTTTGTAAGCCAGTTTATtggtagaaaaaaaaaaggaaaaggagtAGACTGTAAAAGAGGTAAGTGTGGGGAGAACAAGAAGGAAGAtctaattgtttttttttttgtctttcttttccaaaattcaTGAGGATGGAAAATTAGAGAtaacttttcaaaacaaaagatagTAGGTACCAAGTCTACCAAACTAGAAtagatgttgttgttttttttttctattttgtttattttccGGTTAAGAAGGAAATATTATTATGTATTGCATaaccccaaaaaaaaaaaaaccaaagaaaaaaccgCTAGTCTATATACTAAACCGATTTCTTTAATAATTGTTTGATTTACTCAGCTAGAATCTCTATTTGGCTTTTAATCAGATaccaaaaaacttttgaaCCATTTGGAACTCTTTATATTCGATTTCAATTCTGGGGATTTGACCAATCAATCACTCTGTGTTACCAAGTTCAAATTCTCATAAATCTGGTTACTCTTCTTGTAAAGCTCCTTGGCGGTAACACCTTTGCCGGTCTCTTCGTTTTTGGCCAACTGTTCCATCATCACTCTTGCCTTTGCGCGTTCTTTTAATCCGTGTAGACACTCGTTGTAATCTTCAAAAGCTGGTAAACATTCCCTCACATTCTTGGTATTTGCAGATGTATGGCAGTTTGCCAACATTTGA
It includes:
- the MTQ2 gene encoding S-adenosylmethionine-dependent methyltransferase (BUSCO:EOG09264XVU) produces the protein MLSTPIFDGIDYDKVYEPSEDSFYLLDCFEDQQTYLSSKYGNRVPLVLEIGTGSGIVTTFMLQHILPQALYLASDINPSACITARNTIRQNCSERANFVDILRMDLASSLRTNIVDVLVFNPPYVPAEEMPIPPANDEEGESWLDLALLGGKDGMVTTWKVLNSLQEILASDGIAYILFCARNRPDEVAEIMRNRGWSVDVIINKKAGWEVLSILRFTKA
- a CDS encoding uncharacterized protein (BUSCO:EOG09263MEM), whose translation is MDRGRTISREGITSSARGTATTPSSSPSTMQTKWSGKATRYKTFGQFTLDTIITGHLTSEQLDAYQQLFRIEEISHYLRVSRQQRKPIVDLLPSTHVADTNTLAYAREPSPPPKYDNQGNRVNTREQRIRDAMEKERHELVEAAAGNIKSFTAPSDYRKPTKTYEKLYIPVKDYPEINFVGFLIGPRGRTLNRLQEESGARLQIRGKGSVKEGKSTQATIEDKSSSGADSVEDDLHVLITADAQHKIAKAVQLANEVIEKLITSPEGQNELKREQLKELAVLNGTLRETKPFDPEAYQRRQQRAFDITRVVCKRCGKIGHYARDCNQSPMQGQAHTQNYQNSMAPRGIDSYTPESRFGAPTSEPAWKRQRTDQPPPPWKTQPQPQTQTQTHVQAQNSASSSHHLPPLPMVQGQSHDSRQMSSHASHATPPPPVPPSKPAPPSLQKTVPSVASRSYPHSHPHSSPPPPTSAVPGTGLRPPAPPPSVPSVPKLSHLPPSRPPLPPPPPTSVESQSSNKPKPPPAPPKVAPPPPSTKPPQPPPPQPPQQHKK
- the CLF1 gene encoding NineTeen Complex (NTC) component; amino-acid sequence: MVAISLNKPLTDKFNMSEQPDAQITSKQIIDDAFNRSNSSSFVRPKQTIQDLEELHAYQQTKRKEYEQQLNKNRLNFGQWIRYARWELEHNHDFARARSIMERALDVNVEYIPFWTQYIQWELIGKNANHARNLLERATTTLPNVSKLWYLYAQTEEMLKNYSGVRSVFERWLRWRPDEHAWDAYIRFETRYEEVENARSLFKRYVHAFPHVTTWQKWIDYELENNANDIAIIRAVFEAAISDCLMHPSAKQSVDNIAFAKLAALWLKWELKCQELERTKSIRQFLLQDARLRNSTQIQNELLIAINEYENIAGDKTSIEASVLEKRKVKYLADVTNDPTNYDSWWSYISILVQENKTEEVRDLFQKIATLHQPHDEYKSDKWRKYIMIWMRYALWEEFDNRDIDEARRIWNDSVKLLASASKNTFTSGKLWIAFAKFELRSDPENGLVKARKVLGRALGHMNKCGPKTNVLRYYIELEKTLCEWDRVRSIYQKWVELALLFGADCTSVFKEYLHFELSLEEDARCEALLDTAMNLCKDESTLESLNRSEITQLAVTYYTDNLKFDKVRDIHRSMVTENPTVTNWVKLALLESTIPTATQLEELLQGEDELELSIGPAQIENTREVYREAETFFKNFSFDNNNNSNSNHDTTGSSMESRRAILESWREYEEVNGDEESIAEVVQKLPKRIKKRKNVNGIEEEYYEYVFPDNTNKTGLAPSSPSAAPTATSATTSATTSTSISSSSAPPASINKFLENAKKWAAQSS